From one Paenibacillus terrae HPL-003 genomic stretch:
- the uxuA gene encoding mannonate dehydratase produces the protein MRMTFRWFGEGNDTISLKQIKQIPGVEGIVWALHDVPAGEEWPLERILDIQKQADQARLHLDVVESVNVHEDIKLGRPTRDLYIGNYIRTIEKLAQVGVKVICYNFMPIFDWLRTDLHKTTEDGATALFFEKAKIHGIDPFELVRQINENSTLTMPGWEPERLEHLTALFEAYKDVTEEDLWENLQYFLDAIIPVAEQNGIRMAIHPDDPPWSIFGLPRIITSQDNLRKFLALHDSPANGITLCSGSLGANPDNDIVAMIREFAHRIPFAHIRNVRVFENGDFIETSHRTQDGSVDITGIVKAYHDVGFTGYARPDHGRHIWDEQCRPGYGLYDRALGIMYLWGLWDAYERNAGLSSNEKRDVN, from the coding sequence ATGCGAATGACATTCCGCTGGTTCGGAGAAGGCAATGATACGATTTCTCTGAAACAAATCAAACAAATCCCGGGTGTAGAGGGCATTGTGTGGGCGCTGCATGATGTTCCAGCAGGAGAGGAATGGCCTTTGGAGCGCATTTTGGATATTCAGAAACAGGCCGATCAGGCCCGACTTCATCTTGATGTGGTAGAAAGCGTCAATGTACATGAAGATATCAAACTGGGGAGACCTACACGCGATCTCTATATCGGGAATTACATTCGGACCATTGAGAAGCTGGCCCAGGTTGGCGTTAAGGTCATCTGTTACAATTTTATGCCGATATTCGATTGGTTGCGGACTGATCTGCATAAAACGACCGAGGACGGGGCGACCGCGCTTTTTTTTGAAAAGGCCAAAATTCATGGCATTGACCCGTTTGAGCTGGTTCGCCAGATCAATGAGAACAGCACACTTACAATGCCTGGATGGGAGCCGGAGCGGCTCGAACATTTGACAGCGTTGTTTGAAGCCTATAAAGATGTTACTGAAGAGGACCTATGGGAAAACCTGCAGTACTTCCTGGACGCCATCATCCCTGTTGCGGAACAAAACGGAATCCGGATGGCCATTCATCCCGACGACCCGCCATGGTCCATCTTCGGACTGCCACGCATCATTACGAGCCAGGACAATCTGCGCAAATTTCTGGCTCTGCACGACAGTCCGGCAAACGGCATCACTTTATGCAGCGGCTCGCTTGGCGCCAATCCAGATAACGACATCGTTGCTATGATTCGCGAATTTGCCCACCGCATTCCGTTCGCCCATATCCGCAACGTAAGGGTATTCGAAAATGGTGACTTCATCGAAACCTCCCACCGGACGCAGGACGGAAGCGTCGATATCACTGGTATTGTCAAAGCATACCACGATGTAGGATTTACCGGTTACGCCAGACCGGATCACGGCCGCCATATCTGGGATGAGCAGTGCAGACCGGGCT